The Teredinibacter sp. KSP-S5-2 genome includes a window with the following:
- the dapB gene encoding 4-hydroxy-tetrahydrodipicolinate reductase, which yields MTTRIAVTGAIGRMGKTLVEAVTNSSDAELTAAIVLPDSSLIGADIGEVAGLGKNGVSIVGDINQVLDDFDVLIDFTAPDATVANAIACASKGKGMVIGTTGFSDQQKVQFEDAIKSIPVCIASNFSTGVNLCFKLLDIAARVMGEDSDIEIYEAHHRHKVDAPSGTALRMGEVVADAVGRNLKEVAVYGREGQTGARDKNTIGFATVRGGDVVGDHTVSFLADGERVEITHKASSRMSFARGAVRAAVWIASQQAGKYDMQDVLDLR from the coding sequence ATGACTACACGTATTGCAGTGACCGGTGCTATCGGTCGTATGGGGAAAACCCTCGTTGAGGCAGTAACCAATTCCAGTGACGCTGAACTAACGGCAGCGATTGTTCTTCCTGATTCTTCATTGATTGGCGCGGATATTGGCGAAGTCGCTGGTTTGGGGAAAAACGGTGTATCGATCGTCGGTGATATCAACCAGGTATTGGACGATTTTGACGTATTGATTGATTTCACTGCTCCCGACGCAACAGTCGCCAATGCGATTGCTTGCGCTTCCAAGGGTAAGGGCATGGTAATCGGTACAACGGGTTTCAGTGATCAGCAAAAAGTGCAGTTTGAAGACGCGATAAAATCCATTCCTGTATGTATCGCTTCCAATTTCAGTACAGGGGTAAACCTGTGCTTTAAGCTTCTCGATATCGCTGCTCGCGTTATGGGCGAAGACTCGGACATCGAAATATATGAAGCCCACCATCGCCATAAAGTGGATGCTCCTTCTGGCACCGCCTTGCGGATGGGTGAAGTGGTTGCTGACGCGGTAGGGCGAAATTTGAAAGAGGTCGCGGTCTACGGTCGGGAAGGACAAACAGGCGCGAGAGACAAAAACACCATAGGCTTTGCTACCGTGCGTGGTGGTGATGTGGTGGGCGATCATACCGTTTCCTTTCTTGCCGATGGCGAACGCGTGGAAATAACGCACAAAGCTTCCAGTAGAATGTCGTTTGCGCGTGGTGCGGTGCGGGCTGCTGTTTGGATCGCAAGCCAGCAGGCCGGTAAGTACGATATGCAGGACGTGCTTGATCTAAGGTAA
- the dnaJ gene encoding molecular chaperone DnaJ has translation MAKRDYYEVLGVQKGTSAQDLKKAYRRVAMKFHPDRNPDNKEAEEKFKEASEAYEVLSDDQKRAAYDQYGHAGVEGMGGMGGGAGAHGFGSFSDIFGDVFGDIFGGGGPGGRRSTRGADLRYNLELSLEDAVKGTSVKIKVPTYVSCKTCSGSGAKPGTSPTTCATCGGHGQVRMQQGFFSVQQTCPNCRGAGTIISDPCRDCHGQGRVEETKTLSVKVPPGVDTGDRIRLAGEGEAGIDGGPSGDLYVQVSVKEHDFFTRDGKNLYCEVPISIFEACLGGDIDVPTLDGRVKLKVPAETQTGKLFRLRGKGVVPVRGGAAGDLLCRVVVETPVNLSKRQKELLEELKNSLQGSKHSPKQHSWFDGMKNLFGDMKL, from the coding sequence ATGGCAAAGCGTGATTATTACGAAGTACTCGGAGTTCAGAAGGGAACCTCTGCTCAGGACCTGAAAAAAGCCTATCGTCGAGTGGCGATGAAGTTCCATCCTGACCGTAATCCAGACAACAAAGAAGCCGAAGAAAAGTTTAAGGAAGCCAGTGAGGCTTACGAAGTTTTGTCTGATGATCAGAAGCGTGCAGCCTATGACCAATATGGCCATGCCGGTGTGGAAGGCATGGGTGGTATGGGCGGTGGGGCTGGCGCCCACGGCTTTGGCAGTTTCTCCGATATTTTCGGCGATGTCTTTGGCGATATTTTTGGTGGCGGTGGCCCAGGCGGTCGTCGTTCAACCCGTGGCGCAGATTTACGCTACAACCTTGAGTTGTCGCTGGAAGATGCCGTTAAAGGAACGTCCGTAAAAATTAAAGTGCCCACTTATGTGAGTTGTAAGACTTGTAGTGGTAGTGGTGCCAAGCCCGGTACCAGTCCAACCACCTGCGCTACTTGTGGTGGTCATGGTCAGGTACGAATGCAACAAGGTTTCTTCTCTGTCCAGCAAACTTGTCCGAACTGTCGAGGTGCAGGAACGATTATTTCTGATCCATGCCGAGATTGTCATGGTCAGGGGCGTGTGGAGGAAACTAAAACGCTTTCGGTTAAAGTTCCGCCAGGTGTGGATACCGGGGATCGCATTCGTTTGGCCGGTGAAGGTGAAGCGGGTATTGATGGTGGCCCATCTGGTGATCTCTATGTTCAGGTTTCTGTTAAAGAGCATGATTTCTTCACCCGAGATGGTAAGAACCTTTATTGCGAAGTGCCGATTAGTATTTTTGAAGCGTGTTTGGGGGGCGACATAGATGTGCCGACCCTGGATGGGCGTGTGAAGTTGAAAGTGCCTGCTGAAACCCAGACTGGAAAACTTTTCCGTCTGCGTGGCAAAGGTGTTGTGCCTGTTCGTGGTGGTGCGGCAGGTGATCTGTTGTGTCGAGTGGTGGTGGAAACCCCAGTGAATTTATCCAAACGACAGAAAGAGCTGTTGGAAGAGTTAAAAAACAGCCTTCAGGGCAGTAAGCATTCCCCTAAACAGCACAGTTGGTTCGATGGAATGAAGAACCTGTTTGGCGATATGAAGCTTTAA
- the dnaK gene encoding molecular chaperone DnaK codes for MGKIIGIDLGTTNSCVSVLEGDKSKVIENAEGDRTTPSIVAFTDDNEILVGQSAKRQAVTNPHNTLFAVKRLIGRKFQDDVVQKDISMVPYKIVAADNGDAWVEAKGDKKAPPQISAEVLKKMKKTAEDYLGEPVTEAVITVPAYFNDSQRQATKDAGKIAGLEVKRIINEPTAAALAYGMDKAKGDRTIAVYDLGGGTFDISIIEIADVDGEHQFEVLSTNGDTFLGGEDFDLRLIEYLAAEFKKSNGIDLHNDPLALQRLKEAAEKAKIELSSSQQTEVNLPYITADATGPKHLVVKLTRAKLESLVEELVQRSLEPLKMAIKDADISVSDIDDVILVGGQTRMPLVQQKVAEFFGKEPRKDVNPDEAVAMGAAIQGAVLSGEVKDVLLLDVTPLTLGIETMGGVATPLIDKNTTIPTKKSQVFSTAEDSQTAVTIHVVQGERKQAAQNKSLGRFDLADIPPAPRGVPQIEVTFDIDANGILNVSAKDKATGKEQSIVIKASSGLSDDEIDKMVQDAEANAEADRKFEELVSARNTLEGLIHATKKTLEDAGDKATAEEKTAIESAVKEAEEAVKGDDKDAIEAATKKLTDASGSLAQKLYAEQAAQAGGAEQQAGGQEQPAEDGVVDAEFEEVKDENK; via the coding sequence ATGGGTAAGATTATTGGAATTGACTTGGGTACAACCAACTCGTGTGTGTCTGTACTTGAAGGCGACAAATCAAAAGTGATCGAGAACGCTGAAGGCGATCGTACTACGCCTTCGATAGTTGCCTTTACTGATGACAATGAAATTCTTGTTGGTCAAAGCGCTAAGCGTCAGGCTGTTACCAATCCGCACAATACCTTGTTTGCGGTGAAGCGTTTGATTGGTCGTAAGTTCCAAGATGATGTTGTGCAAAAAGACATCTCCATGGTGCCCTATAAAATTGTTGCCGCTGATAACGGCGATGCTTGGGTTGAAGCAAAAGGCGATAAGAAAGCGCCACCGCAAATCTCAGCCGAAGTCTTGAAAAAAATGAAAAAGACCGCGGAAGATTACTTGGGTGAGCCAGTAACTGAAGCGGTTATTACCGTACCTGCATACTTCAATGACTCTCAGCGCCAGGCAACAAAAGACGCCGGTAAAATTGCGGGTCTGGAAGTTAAGCGTATTATCAATGAGCCTACTGCAGCGGCATTGGCTTACGGTATGGACAAAGCCAAAGGCGATCGCACTATTGCGGTATACGACCTGGGTGGTGGTACGTTCGATATTTCCATTATTGAGATCGCTGATGTCGACGGGGAACATCAATTTGAAGTGCTTTCAACCAACGGTGACACTTTCCTTGGTGGTGAAGACTTTGACTTGCGTTTGATCGAGTACTTGGCGGCTGAGTTCAAAAAGTCCAACGGTATTGATTTGCACAACGATCCACTCGCACTTCAACGCTTAAAAGAAGCGGCGGAAAAAGCCAAGATTGAGCTTTCTTCAAGCCAGCAAACAGAAGTTAACTTGCCGTATATCACGGCGGATGCCACTGGACCTAAGCACTTGGTGGTTAAACTAACTCGTGCGAAGCTTGAGTCTTTAGTTGAAGAGCTTGTTCAGCGTTCACTTGAGCCTTTGAAAATGGCAATTAAAGACGCTGATATCTCCGTTAGCGACATTGATGATGTCATTCTGGTAGGTGGTCAAACACGTATGCCTTTGGTTCAGCAAAAAGTTGCTGAGTTCTTTGGTAAAGAGCCTCGTAAAGACGTTAACCCTGATGAAGCAGTGGCTATGGGTGCAGCGATTCAAGGTGCAGTATTGTCCGGTGAAGTGAAAGATGTGCTTCTTCTAGACGTTACTCCGCTAACCCTAGGTATTGAAACCATGGGTGGTGTTGCTACACCGCTAATTGACAAGAACACAACGATTCCAACTAAGAAGTCACAAGTGTTCTCAACTGCAGAAGACAGCCAAACAGCAGTAACCATTCACGTTGTTCAAGGTGAGCGTAAGCAAGCGGCACAGAACAAATCTCTAGGTCGATTCGACTTGGCAGATATTCCACCTGCACCACGTGGTGTACCTCAAATTGAGGTGACTTTCGACATCGATGCCAACGGTATCTTGAATGTGTCTGCAAAAGACAAAGCGACCGGTAAAGAGCAGTCGATTGTGATTAAAGCGTCTTCCGGTTTGTCGGATGATGAAATCGATAAGATGGTACAAGATGCCGAAGCCAATGCTGAAGCAGACCGTAAGTTTGAAGAGTTGGTTTCGGCCCGCAATACCCTTGAAGGTTTGATCCACGCAACTAAGAAAACCTTGGAAGACGCGGGTGATAAAGCCACAGCGGAAGAGAAAACGGCAATTGAATCTGCGGTTAAAGAAGCAGAAGAAGCTGTGAAAGGCGACGATAAGGATGCAATCGAGGCTGCTACTAAGAAGCTGACCGATGCTTCCGGTTCTCTTGCTCAGAAGTTATATGCTGAACAAGCTGCCCAGGCGGGTGGTGCGGAACAGCAAGCTGGTGGCCAGGAACAGCCTGCGGAAGACGGCGTTGTGGACGCAGAGTTTGAAGAAGTTAAGGACGAAAACAAGTAA
- the grpE gene encoding nucleotide exchange factor GrpE, whose product MSEQDQQDINESLEEDQVTLDSTEQGADSEGEDLTVEALQGQIQALKDELALAKEQALRAAAEAQNARRRAEQDVEKAHKFGLEKFVSDMLGVVDNLERAIDASAAENAELAAVTEGVELTLKSLVDSLKKHKVETVNPEGEPFNPEFHQAMTMLENGDVEPNTVINVFQKGYTLHGRLVRPAMVVVSKAPADNNSDA is encoded by the coding sequence GTGTCAGAGCAAGATCAACAAGACATTAATGAAAGTTTGGAAGAGGATCAGGTCACTCTTGATTCCACTGAGCAAGGTGCGGATTCAGAAGGTGAAGACCTGACTGTCGAAGCATTACAAGGTCAGATTCAAGCATTGAAAGATGAATTGGCTCTGGCAAAAGAACAGGCACTTCGTGCTGCAGCTGAAGCGCAGAATGCGCGTCGACGAGCTGAGCAGGATGTTGAAAAGGCCCATAAGTTTGGCCTGGAGAAATTTGTCAGCGACATGTTGGGGGTGGTGGATAACCTGGAAAGGGCAATCGATGCCTCCGCCGCTGAAAATGCCGAGCTTGCTGCGGTAACAGAAGGTGTTGAGTTAACGCTCAAATCTTTGGTCGACAGCTTGAAAAAACACAAGGTTGAAACGGTTAACCCTGAAGGCGAACCCTTCAACCCAGAGTTTCATCAGGCGATGACAATGTTGGAAAACGGCGATGTGGAACCGAATACGGTAATCAACGTTTTCCAGAAGGGTTACACCTTGCATGGCCGTTTGGTCAGACCTGCAATGGTGGTTGTGTCCAAGGCTCCCGCAGACAATAACAGTGACGCCTAA
- the recN gene encoding DNA repair protein RecN: protein MLTHLQINDFTLVDHLDLELSSGLTTITGETGAGKSIMLDALGLALGDKTDADKVRLGSEKTEIHATFDIAELPAAQQWLTDQDLRIDDDCILRRIITAEGRSRAYINGSNVPLQQLRILGDMLADIHSQHEHQSLLKPSTHKRLLDDSANLKSLASTVRQAYHNWHTAAQNLEQAQTQSDEINARFQLLSYQVEELDQLNLQEEELEALEKEQRILANLETTQQNCSHVLDICSTDDIGIVDNLHRALHLLGELPDKTDFLSSAHSLLENAVIQVQEAQSELERQLENQELDQNRLPEVEQRLSQVYEISRKHKIHPSELVALHQSLAEELQGMQSGDEHIQTLEEAVKRSLSEYKSHAQILTKERKAAAKALTKSVNEQLAKLAMANATFAIDLKDSGAEPTKDGNEVIEFLISTHPGQPPKPLIKIASGGELSRISLAIQVVTAQTSATPTLVFDEVDVGIGGPTGDVVGRMLRELGQNAQVICVTHLAQVASKGHQHIKVSKEVDKQSISSEVTYLEGEEKIQEIARMMGGDISSKQSLAHAKQMIKSG, encoded by the coding sequence ATGCTCACACACCTGCAAATTAACGATTTCACTCTGGTAGACCACCTGGACTTGGAACTCAGCTCCGGGCTGACCACCATTACTGGCGAAACAGGTGCAGGAAAATCCATTATGCTGGATGCACTTGGACTCGCACTGGGTGACAAAACCGATGCGGACAAGGTTCGCCTGGGCAGTGAAAAAACAGAAATACACGCAACATTTGATATTGCGGAGCTACCGGCGGCCCAGCAATGGCTGACCGATCAAGATTTACGCATAGACGACGACTGCATCCTGCGCCGGATTATCACAGCTGAAGGTCGTTCTCGGGCCTACATTAACGGCAGTAATGTCCCCCTCCAGCAGTTGCGAATACTTGGCGACATGCTGGCCGATATTCACAGCCAACACGAACATCAATCTTTGTTAAAGCCCTCAACCCACAAGCGCTTGTTGGACGATTCGGCCAACCTGAAAAGCCTTGCCAGCACAGTCAGGCAGGCTTATCACAACTGGCATACCGCTGCACAGAATCTGGAACAAGCTCAAACCCAAAGCGACGAAATAAACGCCCGCTTTCAGCTGTTGAGCTATCAAGTTGAAGAACTGGACCAACTCAACCTGCAAGAAGAGGAACTGGAAGCACTGGAAAAAGAGCAAAGGATTCTCGCCAACCTTGAAACTACTCAGCAAAACTGCAGCCATGTATTAGATATTTGCAGCACAGATGATATTGGTATTGTGGACAATCTCCACCGAGCATTGCACCTGCTTGGCGAACTACCAGATAAAACTGACTTTCTCAGCTCCGCACACAGCTTGCTAGAAAATGCCGTTATTCAAGTGCAAGAAGCGCAGTCAGAACTTGAACGACAACTCGAAAACCAGGAACTCGACCAGAACCGACTCCCCGAAGTCGAACAGCGGCTCAGTCAAGTTTATGAGATTTCGCGCAAACATAAGATTCACCCATCAGAATTGGTTGCTCTACACCAATCTCTGGCCGAAGAGCTGCAGGGCATGCAAAGTGGCGACGAACATATCCAAACCCTGGAAGAGGCCGTCAAGCGCAGCTTAAGCGAATACAAATCCCATGCACAAATACTAACCAAAGAACGTAAAGCCGCGGCAAAAGCCTTAACCAAGTCGGTGAACGAGCAACTGGCCAAATTAGCTATGGCCAACGCTACCTTTGCGATAGACCTAAAAGATTCCGGCGCCGAACCGACCAAAGACGGCAACGAAGTAATTGAGTTTTTAATCTCCACCCACCCGGGACAGCCCCCCAAGCCTCTGATAAAAATTGCGTCAGGCGGCGAACTTTCCCGAATCAGTTTGGCAATACAGGTGGTAACAGCTCAAACCTCCGCTACGCCCACTCTAGTATTTGACGAAGTCGACGTGGGAATTGGTGGCCCAACCGGAGACGTAGTAGGCAGAATGCTGCGGGAACTTGGGCAAAACGCCCAGGTTATATGTGTTACCCACTTGGCCCAGGTCGCCAGCAAAGGTCATCAACACATAAAAGTCAGCAAAGAAGTCGACAAACAGTCGATCTCCTCAGAGGTAACGTACCTGGAGGGAGAAGAAAAAATTCAGGAAATTGCCCGAATGATGGGCGGCGATATCAGCTCAAAACAATCCCTTGCTCATGCGAAACAAATGATTAAGTCAGGTTAG
- the fur gene encoding ferric iron uptake transcriptional regulator, with translation MAVENQELRKAGLKVTLPRVKILQILENSTDRHLSAEDVYKALLDAGDDVGLATVYRVLTQFETAGLVERHNFDGGHSVFELDRGDHHDHMVCVETGKVIEFHSEEIEKLQEQIAADKGYDITGHSLVLYVKPKP, from the coding sequence ATGGCAGTAGAAAACCAAGAACTTCGTAAAGCCGGGCTCAAAGTAACTCTACCGAGGGTTAAGATACTTCAAATCCTAGAAAATTCCACAGATCGTCATTTGAGTGCTGAAGACGTCTATAAAGCCTTGTTGGATGCGGGTGATGACGTTGGTTTGGCCACGGTATACCGCGTGTTGACTCAGTTTGAGACAGCCGGTTTGGTAGAGCGTCATAATTTTGATGGTGGTCACTCAGTATTTGAGTTGGATCGAGGCGATCATCACGATCATATGGTTTGTGTTGAAACTGGAAAGGTTATCGAGTTCCACAGTGAGGAAATCGAAAAGCTGCAGGAACAGATTGCGGCCGACAAAGGTTACGATATTACCGGACATAGTCTGGTTCTGTACGTAAAGCCTAAACCTTGA
- a CDS encoding outer membrane protein assembly factor BamE translates to MQKTFKITLVLTLAACFAACSTLKFPWAYKVTVTQGNYIEHEMVDQLKVGMTKRQVRYVMGSPLVEDTFNPDRWDYYYSVKRGDKILKEQHFTVYFENDLLTRWEGTYEPEKKSKAKPSKEEADSSEESTDSSETTETNEKDTENEESQTN, encoded by the coding sequence ATGCAAAAAACTTTCAAAATTACACTCGTTCTCACACTTGCAGCCTGTTTTGCAGCCTGTTCGACCCTAAAATTCCCATGGGCATACAAAGTAACGGTCACTCAAGGCAACTATATCGAGCACGAAATGGTCGATCAGTTGAAAGTCGGCATGACCAAAAGACAGGTTCGCTACGTAATGGGGTCACCACTTGTTGAAGATACCTTCAACCCTGACCGCTGGGATTACTACTATAGCGTGAAGCGTGGGGATAAAATCCTGAAAGAACAGCACTTCACGGTGTATTTTGAAAATGACCTGCTTACCCGCTGGGAAGGCACTTACGAACCAGAGAAAAAGAGCAAGGCCAAACCATCAAAAGAGGAAGCGGATTCAAGCGAAGAATCAACTGACTCTAGCGAAACAACTGAAACAAACGAAAAAGACACAGAAAACGAAGAAAGCCAGACAAATTAG
- a CDS encoding RnfH family protein produces MSDIEPILVEVAYALPEKQKIIELLVEPGTTALMAVRQSKITDFFPELDIENAKMGIFGQALGTKGLKPAKDHILQAGDRVEIYRPLTSDPKEVRRKRAEKAKEEKAS; encoded by the coding sequence ATGTCTGATATTGAACCGATTTTAGTAGAAGTTGCCTACGCGCTTCCTGAAAAACAGAAAATTATTGAGCTTTTGGTTGAGCCTGGCACAACAGCGCTTATGGCTGTGCGGCAGTCAAAAATTACCGATTTTTTCCCCGAGCTGGATATTGAAAATGCCAAGATGGGCATTTTTGGTCAGGCATTGGGAACTAAGGGGTTGAAGCCTGCAAAGGATCATATATTGCAAGCTGGAGATCGAGTGGAAATCTATCGTCCTTTAACTTCAGACCCGAAAGAAGTGAGACGTAAGCGAGCCGAGAAGGCGAAAGAAGAGAAAGCCAGCTAA
- a CDS encoding type II toxin-antitoxin system RatA family toxin produces MSRVERSALVQYSNQQMYDLVADFYAYPKFLPGCVGSELLAEGEGWLEARLDIAKAGFTQSFVTHNELDPPNGMTLELVKGPFKSLKGAWQFTALTESACKINFWLEFEFANKMISLAAGKVFEKIASEQVDAMCKRAKVLYG; encoded by the coding sequence GTGAGTCGGGTAGAACGGTCTGCTTTAGTGCAGTATTCTAATCAGCAGATGTATGATCTGGTGGCGGATTTTTATGCTTACCCCAAGTTCTTACCTGGTTGTGTGGGGTCTGAGTTGCTGGCTGAAGGTGAGGGTTGGTTGGAAGCCCGTTTGGATATCGCCAAAGCAGGGTTTACTCAGTCCTTTGTTACTCACAATGAACTAGACCCGCCTAATGGGATGACCCTGGAGTTAGTCAAGGGGCCGTTTAAATCACTGAAAGGTGCCTGGCAATTTACCGCGCTGACTGAATCGGCCTGTAAGATTAATTTTTGGCTGGAATTTGAATTTGCCAATAAAATGATTAGCTTGGCTGCGGGAAAGGTTTTTGAAAAGATCGCATCTGAGCAGGTCGATGCGATGTGTAAGCGTGCGAAAGTGCTTTATGGTTAA
- a CDS encoding sodium-dependent transporter, with amino-acid sequence MLQRKMHGVWKSRWTFVLAATGSAVGLGNIWKFPYITGENGGGAFVLVYLACIAVIGLPIMIAEVLIGRRGRQSPINSMRYVTEEAGAQPTWVGLGWMGVVTGLLILSFYSVVAGWALQYSVSAVSNGFAGISGSQASARFGELLGNPSRLILWHSVFILMTTAVVATGVTRGLGMVARVLMPLLVVMLILLVGYGLFQGNFAEAFSFMFSFKYDHLSWHGVLTAMGHAFFTLSLGMGAIMAYGAYMPDHANVGQTVITVGILDTVIALVAGLAIFPIVFANGLEASSGPGLIFESLPIAFGAMSGGHIFGTVFFVLVVIAAWSSAVSLIEPGVAWLVETGKFNRLTANVILGGVSWLIGVAAALSFNLLSEFKWLLGMTPFDFLDFMTSRVLLPLGGMLISLFVAWYIKKEVIEEEMDAEGHPMLEIWLFLIKWISPALVAIVFVWALWGSIAKLLGVE; translated from the coding sequence ATGTTACAGAGAAAAATGCATGGGGTGTGGAAAAGTCGCTGGACGTTTGTATTGGCGGCAACAGGTTCAGCGGTAGGCTTGGGAAATATCTGGAAATTCCCATATATCACCGGGGAAAACGGTGGTGGTGCATTCGTTCTTGTATATCTTGCTTGCATCGCTGTTATTGGCCTTCCCATCATGATTGCTGAAGTGCTGATTGGCCGTCGAGGTCGGCAGAGCCCCATTAACTCGATGCGGTACGTAACAGAGGAAGCCGGTGCTCAACCTACATGGGTTGGCTTGGGCTGGATGGGTGTCGTTACTGGTTTGCTGATTTTATCTTTTTATAGTGTGGTTGCGGGTTGGGCGCTGCAATATTCCGTGTCTGCGGTGAGTAATGGGTTTGCGGGGATATCTGGGAGCCAGGCGAGTGCCCGTTTTGGTGAGTTATTGGGTAATCCTTCCAGGCTGATTTTATGGCACTCGGTGTTTATCCTGATGACAACTGCTGTAGTCGCTACGGGCGTAACCAGAGGGCTGGGCATGGTGGCGAGAGTGCTCATGCCGCTGTTGGTGGTGATGCTGATACTGTTGGTTGGGTACGGTTTGTTTCAAGGCAACTTCGCTGAAGCCTTTTCCTTTATGTTTAGTTTTAAGTATGACCATCTTTCCTGGCACGGCGTGTTAACCGCAATGGGTCATGCTTTCTTTACGTTGAGTTTGGGCATGGGGGCCATTATGGCCTATGGAGCATACATGCCAGATCATGCCAATGTTGGTCAGACGGTTATTACCGTTGGTATTCTGGATACGGTGATTGCTCTGGTTGCCGGGTTGGCGATTTTCCCAATTGTATTTGCTAACGGACTGGAGGCCAGCTCTGGTCCAGGGTTGATTTTTGAAAGTTTGCCGATTGCTTTCGGTGCCATGTCTGGCGGGCACATATTCGGTACGGTATTTTTTGTTCTGGTGGTGATTGCGGCTTGGAGTTCTGCCGTGTCGTTAATTGAACCGGGTGTCGCATGGTTAGTTGAAACTGGTAAATTTAACCGCCTGACTGCCAATGTGATTTTAGGGGGGGTGTCCTGGTTGATAGGGGTAGCTGCCGCACTCTCTTTTAATCTTTTGAGCGAGTTCAAGTGGCTCTTGGGGATGACGCCTTTTGATTTTCTGGATTTCATGACTTCTCGTGTACTCTTGCCCTTGGGCGGAATGCTGATATCTCTTTTTGTTGCCTGGTATATCAAGAAAGAAGTGATTGAAGAGGAGATGGATGCCGAGGGGCATCCCATGCTTGAGATTTGGTTGTTTTTGATTAAATGGATATCTCCAGCGTTGGTTGCCATTGTATTTGTTTGGGCGCTTTGGGGTAGTATTGCAAAACTTTTGGGGGTTGAGTGA